Proteins from a single region of Paenibacillus rhizovicinus:
- a CDS encoding DUF6094 domain-containing protein — MFDRIIRNKVRMGNFETTDQDMLSIRSLLQFPAGPFSVADFCAGSGHPLELLLEESSGVGFAIEPNEQKYLELRSRIPFALFGGYEQCRISRDTFRLMYLNPPYDTDSETVDAKVERKEKRFLRHLMQYVAVDGILVYNIPRGRMTKDIVAMLVSNLDDIHVFQSHDDTYHQVYAIGRKRKEKFHDRDAVQRILDLMEEGSSLERLPIQGEPLFKVLAGNVNPKYFRSSHMDVDQVCEVSVNSQLTKRGMEWTTPKKPAARLQPLLPDKEMHRVLRMASGRLNGKVGRGPMLHVLKGIVKKEISQTVLEQRNETIITDTEIFKITFKTVDRLGIIRTLQG, encoded by the coding sequence ATGTTTGACCGAATCATCAGAAACAAGGTGCGTATGGGGAATTTTGAGACAACGGATCAGGATATGCTATCGATCCGAAGTCTTCTGCAATTCCCAGCCGGCCCGTTTTCCGTCGCGGATTTTTGCGCAGGAAGCGGGCACCCGCTCGAGCTTCTGTTGGAGGAATCATCTGGAGTGGGCTTCGCAATTGAGCCTAACGAGCAAAAGTACTTGGAGCTGCGTTCGCGGATTCCCTTTGCCTTGTTCGGCGGCTATGAGCAGTGCAGAATCAGCCGGGATACGTTCCGACTGATGTACCTCAACCCTCCTTACGATACCGACAGCGAGACGGTAGATGCCAAAGTGGAGCGAAAAGAAAAGAGATTCCTGCGTCACCTCATGCAGTACGTGGCCGTAGACGGCATTCTCGTCTACAACATTCCGCGTGGGAGAATGACCAAGGATATCGTGGCGATGTTGGTTTCGAACCTGGACGACATTCACGTATTCCAGTCGCACGATGATACTTATCATCAGGTGTACGCGATCGGGAGGAAGCGTAAAGAGAAATTCCACGATCGGGATGCTGTTCAGCGGATCTTGGACTTGATGGAGGAAGGAAGTAGCCTTGAGCGGCTGCCGATCCAAGGCGAGCCGCTATTTAAAGTGCTCGCTGGAAACGTTAATCCGAAATATTTCCGTTCCAGTCATATGGACGTGGATCAGGTCTGTGAGGTATCGGTCAACTCTCAGCTGACCAAGCGGGGGATGGAGTGGACTACGCCGAAGAAGCCGGCAGCCAGGCTGCAGCCGTTATTACCGGATAAGGAAATGCACCGGGTGCTGCGAATGGCTAGTGGGCGACTGAACGGCAAGGTAGGGCGAGGTCCCATGCTCCACGTTCTCAAGGGAATCGTGAAGAAGGAAATCTCCCAGACGGTACTTGAACAAAGGAACGAGACGATCATTACGGATACGGAGATCTTCAAAATCACCTTTAAGACCGTTGACCGATTGGGCATTATTCGTACGCTCCAAGGATAA
- a CDS encoding DEAD/DEAH box helicase: protein METIESAETNLETAIPLLTDSVRAGEPTSLDEIESIGDYLSLFGADLIRRLDEEYVPVHHPGRDKPLEVLENLNRPLFSAQAHVVTALFKGFKKNRNQILCGMMGTGKTAMSIGMFFALIAAELTEWLDGKGRVIYMVPNHLVKKTKREVGILLDKNLFEVTFLNDYKDVIKLRDSGKMESAPTKIEVYIIARDTAKLGYIFEPAATWVDRTYMKRTIFDGKERLNQKTAFQGWKCPCCGGQLMKEEEGSIVPMEYEDFFNKQGKPARRKNNLVCRNLVRLYKNSDPEKDEYQECSTPLWQAKNKDRRSFSGESRAYGGASPRKVSPADLFKRYFKNKFDLAIGDECHELTGGSAQAHAFHVLMECSKHSLAMTGSLMNGYASNLFELLFRMFPNRLIENGFKWGDVGRWIDLYGVREKVTKIRKDDVALNSSSNGNKRASVKELPAAAPQLFTDMLSDVAVFIQMSDMFEVLPELTEGPMNVSLHGDRQFISCMTRIERRSGQKKRSLSKSARLVAPSWYLASNLAEVEGKLREAVVKELEGGGQSVLLGSLLSTLLSYPDVPFNFEGVYHPDTGKEIVSPNYRLSSRVLYPKERQLIKFVRERINAGRKVGVYATFTGKMRTLQRLQMLLEERGIKTAVLETDIEGPAREEWIAEREREGVQVLLTNPILVSTGLDLLGFPSLFFYQTGYRLNIVRQASRRHWRIGQQNLCETVYSGYKDTMQELAINLMAAKMSAALALEGQFSQEGLAALTEGSGGSLATEIAKRFVGNNISGVESAESIWGKMTIDASKLAVVKPAAAPAMETEEPVDSIISYEADPVSSIRTYQAESLQSALLAWAKDTVPADLFTRLEQQINFVEQNVLKGICGLTANSLSLLGDIELIWDSEQAPMETESFRRWVYNLAVKPVEERPRTSVGGGKTLELIAEGKKTKIKMKKVYNVSEGQYAFNF, encoded by the coding sequence ATGGAGACCATCGAATCAGCAGAAACCAATCTCGAGACAGCGATCCCGCTTCTGACGGATAGCGTTCGTGCGGGGGAACCTACTTCACTTGATGAAATCGAATCAATCGGTGATTACCTTTCCCTCTTTGGCGCCGATTTAATTAGACGTTTGGATGAGGAATATGTTCCTGTCCATCATCCTGGACGGGACAAGCCGCTTGAAGTACTTGAGAACTTAAACCGGCCTCTCTTCAGCGCCCAAGCACATGTGGTCACGGCACTCTTCAAAGGATTCAAGAAGAACCGGAATCAAATTTTGTGCGGTATGATGGGCACCGGTAAAACGGCCATGTCCATTGGGATGTTTTTCGCCCTTATTGCTGCTGAGCTCACGGAATGGTTGGACGGCAAAGGGCGAGTCATATACATGGTACCGAATCATCTGGTGAAGAAGACGAAGCGGGAAGTAGGGATTCTCCTCGATAAAAATCTGTTCGAGGTGACCTTCCTTAATGACTACAAGGACGTCATCAAGCTGCGCGACTCGGGGAAGATGGAGAGCGCGCCGACTAAAATCGAAGTGTATATCATCGCACGGGATACAGCGAAACTCGGATACATCTTCGAGCCGGCAGCAACATGGGTCGATCGGACGTATATGAAACGCACGATCTTCGATGGTAAGGAGCGGTTGAACCAAAAAACCGCATTCCAAGGGTGGAAGTGCCCTTGCTGCGGCGGACAGCTCATGAAAGAAGAAGAAGGCAGTATCGTGCCGATGGAGTATGAGGATTTCTTCAACAAGCAAGGCAAGCCAGCGCGACGGAAGAACAATCTTGTCTGCAGGAACCTTGTCCGTCTCTACAAAAACAGCGATCCGGAGAAAGATGAGTATCAAGAGTGCAGTACGCCCTTGTGGCAAGCGAAAAACAAGGACAGGCGGAGCTTCTCGGGCGAATCCCGGGCTTACGGCGGCGCATCACCGAGGAAAGTATCGCCCGCGGACTTGTTCAAACGGTATTTCAAGAACAAGTTCGATCTTGCGATTGGAGATGAATGCCATGAGTTAACCGGAGGCAGCGCGCAAGCGCACGCGTTTCATGTTCTGATGGAATGTTCAAAGCACTCTCTAGCAATGACGGGTAGCCTCATGAATGGGTACGCTAGTAATTTATTTGAGCTACTCTTTCGAATGTTCCCTAATAGATTGATAGAGAATGGATTTAAGTGGGGCGATGTCGGCCGGTGGATCGATTTGTACGGTGTCCGTGAAAAGGTGACCAAGATCCGAAAGGATGACGTCGCTCTTAACAGCTCAAGCAATGGCAATAAACGTGCCAGCGTGAAGGAATTACCAGCCGCCGCTCCGCAGCTATTTACGGATATGCTGAGTGACGTTGCTGTCTTCATTCAGATGTCAGACATGTTTGAAGTGCTGCCGGAGCTGACGGAAGGGCCAATGAACGTCTCCTTGCACGGTGATCGTCAATTTATCTCCTGCATGACAAGAATTGAGCGCCGGTCGGGGCAGAAGAAACGTTCGCTTTCCAAATCCGCACGTCTTGTAGCTCCATCGTGGTATTTGGCGAGCAACCTCGCTGAAGTGGAGGGTAAGCTACGGGAAGCGGTTGTGAAGGAGCTTGAAGGCGGCGGTCAATCCGTTTTACTAGGCAGTCTGCTCAGCACGCTGCTTAGCTATCCGGACGTGCCTTTCAATTTCGAAGGGGTCTATCATCCGGACACGGGTAAAGAAATCGTTTCTCCCAATTATCGCTTAAGCAGTCGGGTTCTCTATCCAAAAGAGCGGCAGCTGATCAAATTTGTGAGAGAACGAATTAATGCCGGCCGGAAAGTAGGGGTCTATGCAACGTTTACTGGCAAGATGAGGACACTACAGCGTCTTCAAATGCTGCTGGAGGAACGTGGAATCAAAACAGCTGTCTTGGAAACAGATATTGAGGGGCCAGCGCGGGAAGAATGGATAGCGGAGAGGGAGAGAGAAGGGGTACAGGTTTTACTCACTAACCCCATTCTAGTTTCCACGGGACTTGATTTGCTAGGTTTCCCATCCCTCTTCTTCTACCAAACCGGCTATCGTCTTAATATCGTCCGCCAGGCGAGTCGACGTCATTGGCGAATTGGGCAGCAAAATCTCTGTGAGACGGTTTATAGCGGCTACAAAGATACAATGCAAGAACTTGCCATTAATCTAATGGCGGCCAAGATGAGCGCCGCGTTGGCGCTTGAAGGACAGTTTAGCCAGGAAGGACTTGCGGCATTGACGGAAGGGTCGGGTGGCAGCCTTGCGACTGAAATTGCCAAGCGCTTTGTCGGAAATAACATCTCGGGCGTGGAGAGTGCAGAATCGATCTGGGGCAAAATGACGATCGATGCGTCGAAGCTTGCAGTTGTTAAACCGGCAGCAGCCCCGGCAATGGAGACGGAAGAACCGGTAGATTCGATTATCTCTTATGAGGCCGATCCCGTTTCTTCTATTCGGACTTATCAAGCAGAATCCTTGCAATCGGCATTACTCGCTTGGGCCAAGGATACAGTGCCAGCAGATCTCTTTACTCGCCTTGAGCAACAGATCAACTTTGTTGAGCAAAACGTGCTAAAAGGAATATGCGGGCTTACTGCAAATTCCTTGTCCTTGCTTGGTGATATCGAATTGATATGGGATTCAGAACAGGCACCGATGGAAACTGAATCATTCCGCCGATGGGTTTATAACCTTGCGGTTAAACCGGTCGAGGAGCGGCCTCGGACTTCTGTCGGAGGAGGCAAGACGTTGGAGCTGATTGCCGAAGGAAAGAAAACGAAGATCAAAATGAAAAAGGTCTACAACGTTTCCGAAGGCCAGTACGCTTTCAATTTCTAA
- a CDS encoding GAF domain-containing protein codes for MESQLSPQEAPRIRRTPLWKIWTCYVTAFLFTVLILASLIGAAGSLLPESWAEHFSIWDLFEFAGLGFLIVFFTRFIGGMWRSRSEDLKLGFTDFPNPFFDENFIQAPHFLRDEIEEMRGHLAEAIAEGKRAEKIVRSLNRHALEKEQVIEELSKKLTVLIRHHENASRLLGSAAYLSYMGDVWRSEMLNNILSECLTCLEKDQSDKSVSLFRVYGDELRIEHYIRISAASARKMRLKKGEGFAGMVWDIGESQYLPDISANPSFAGQLKPNDEYSSIVGVPIRINGEVLGVLCVQSEVLDGFSKQDLRTLRFYAHACSLIFVYDIMNSKMGSAEGVAQA; via the coding sequence ATGGAAAGCCAGTTGTCACCACAGGAGGCTCCGCGAATCCGCCGGACGCCCCTTTGGAAAATTTGGACATGTTATGTGACGGCATTCTTATTTACCGTACTGATTTTGGCTTCACTGATTGGAGCTGCAGGATCGCTTCTTCCTGAAAGCTGGGCCGAGCACTTTTCAATTTGGGATCTCTTTGAATTTGCGGGACTTGGCTTCTTAATTGTCTTCTTTACCCGCTTCATTGGGGGGATGTGGCGTAGCCGCAGTGAAGATTTGAAATTAGGTTTTACGGATTTTCCGAACCCATTTTTCGATGAGAATTTCATCCAGGCGCCGCACTTTTTAAGAGATGAGATCGAGGAGATGCGAGGTCATCTTGCTGAGGCTATTGCCGAAGGGAAACGGGCAGAGAAGATTGTACGCTCTCTGAATCGACATGCTCTGGAAAAAGAACAAGTCATCGAGGAACTCTCCAAAAAGCTGACCGTGCTCATACGACATCATGAGAATGCAAGCCGGCTCCTTGGATCCGCAGCATACCTCTCCTATATGGGTGATGTATGGCGAAGTGAGATGCTGAATAACATTCTGTCCGAGTGCTTGACGTGTCTTGAGAAGGATCAGAGTGACAAGTCCGTCTCCTTATTCAGAGTGTATGGGGATGAACTTCGCATTGAGCATTATATTCGGATTTCGGCAGCGTCCGCGCGCAAAATGCGTCTGAAAAAGGGCGAAGGATTCGCCGGCATGGTTTGGGATATCGGGGAATCACAGTATCTTCCTGATATATCCGCGAACCCATCTTTTGCGGGCCAGCTTAAGCCTAACGACGAGTATTCTTCGATCGTTGGTGTTCCGATCCGAATCAACGGTGAAGTTCTGGGCGTTCTCTGCGTGCAATCAGAAGTACTTGACGGTTTCAGTAAACAAGACCTGCGCACGCTTCGCTTTTACGCGCACGCATGTTCTTTAATCTTTGTCTATGATATAATGAATTCAAAGATGGGAAGTGCGGAAGGGGTGGCTCAGGCATGA
- a CDS encoding DUF5320 domain-containing protein, whose protein sequence is MITRTGWEDVDALFEQAESLKDELEEIQKEAADILYPEGKKPADTSNTRKSLKHRIIRSA, encoded by the coding sequence ATGATTACCAGAACAGGTTGGGAAGATGTCGATGCTCTTTTTGAACAAGCCGAAAGCTTGAAAGATGAGCTCGAGGAGATTCAAAAAGAAGCGGCAGATATTCTTTATCCGGAAGGGAAGAAGCCTGCCGACACCAGTAATACCAGAAAATCATTGAAACATCGAATCATACGTAGTGCATAA
- a CDS encoding SMODS domain-containing nucleotidyltransferase, with the protein MSDEYVLKIANKYYIQSAIDVSTQTNVINPLNRLISHWAGDCLNDTYLSGSRAKGTAINLSSDLDLFISLKSTTNNTLKEIYVSLYSYFDSAGYKPRKQNVSIGLNIAGKQVDLVPAKKRPGNTNDHSLCLSKRETWTQTNVIKHINMVQNSGRIPEIVLLKIWRKLHKLNFPSIYLELTVIEALKGKSKNTPANNFSSLLDYLRDEFIGKKVVDPANSSNVNSEDLYKHEKEAIQKKAREGRSQKYWEDIIW; encoded by the coding sequence ATGTCCGACGAATACGTGCTTAAAATTGCAAATAAATATTATATTCAATCTGCTATTGATGTATCGACCCAAACAAATGTGATTAATCCGTTAAATCGCCTCATATCCCATTGGGCCGGGGATTGTCTTAACGATACTTACTTATCAGGTTCTAGGGCAAAAGGTACCGCGATCAACTTGTCTTCAGACCTTGATTTGTTTATCTCGCTTAAATCAACTACAAATAATACGCTCAAGGAAATATATGTTTCGCTTTATAGTTATTTTGACAGTGCGGGATATAAACCGCGCAAACAAAATGTTTCTATTGGTTTGAACATTGCTGGAAAGCAAGTCGATTTGGTTCCAGCAAAGAAAAGACCAGGTAACACAAACGATCACAGTCTTTGCCTCAGCAAGCGGGAGACATGGACTCAAACTAATGTAATCAAACATATTAACATGGTGCAGAATTCTGGTAGGATACCAGAAATCGTATTGTTAAAAATTTGGCGTAAACTACACAAACTAAACTTCCCATCAATCTACTTGGAATTAACCGTTATAGAAGCATTAAAAGGCAAAAGTAAAAACACCCCCGCAAACAACTTTTCATCACTATTGGATTATTTGCGAGATGAGTTTATTGGAAAAAAGGTCGTTGATCCTGCGAATTCAAGCAATGTTAACTCCGAAGACTTGTATAAGCATGAGAAAGAAGCTATCCAGAAAAAGGCAAGAGAAGGCCGTTCTCAAAAATACTGGGAAGACATCATTTGGTAG
- a CDS encoding DUF6602 domain-containing protein, with protein sequence MIKKLSLIRRHVPHAPTKGAAVELSWIEFLSTYLPNRYSVDSAFVVDNTGKCSDQIDLVIYDQQYSPFVFFHSGVKYIPAESVYAIFEVKQSLNKQHIEYAADKAESVRALKRTSVPIVHAGGTYPPRPVFDIVAGIITTSSDWTPPFGKPFYEVTGALKPWQRLNIGCTLDSGSFLLQPDGTFESSSNEESLIFFFIKLFTQLQNLGTVPAMDIDLYSQALDSI encoded by the coding sequence ATGATTAAGAAACTATCTTTAATACGCAGGCATGTTCCACATGCACCAACTAAAGGAGCTGCGGTTGAATTAAGCTGGATCGAGTTTCTTAGTACTTATTTGCCGAACCGATATTCAGTAGATTCTGCCTTTGTTGTCGATAATACAGGTAAATGCAGCGACCAGATTGACCTGGTTATATACGACCAGCAATACTCCCCCTTTGTCTTTTTTCATTCTGGTGTTAAGTACATTCCGGCTGAGAGCGTATACGCGATCTTTGAAGTAAAGCAATCACTAAACAAGCAGCATATTGAGTATGCTGCAGATAAGGCAGAGTCGGTCCGTGCTCTCAAGCGTACATCCGTGCCTATCGTTCATGCTGGGGGGACCTATCCGCCAAGACCGGTATTCGACATCGTGGCTGGAATAATTACCACATCTTCCGATTGGACGCCGCCATTCGGAAAACCATTTTATGAGGTGACTGGAGCTTTAAAACCGTGGCAGCGCCTTAATATCGGTTGTACATTGGACAGCGGTTCTTTCCTCCTACAACCGGATGGGACATTTGAATCCAGTTCAAATGAAGAGTCTTTAATTTTCTTTTTTATTAAATTGTTTACTCAACTACAAAACCTGGGGACCGTCCCTGCAATGGATATTGATTTATATAGCCAGGCACTTGACTCTATTTAA